The following coding sequences lie in one Notolabrus celidotus isolate fNotCel1 chromosome 20, fNotCel1.pri, whole genome shotgun sequence genomic window:
- the si:ch211-198m17.1 gene encoding mucin-13 isoform X5 — translation MFLCYLQVVILLGAAVHVTGNTAETSSATAPLETASLTPTPLTSTTTPTLTATQITTTTPNSTTTTPITTTPISTLPPTSNTTPIAPTTPISTIPPTSNTTPISPTTPIATIPPTSNTTPIAPTTPIATTPPASTTITPITTTSPILTNPPTSMTTPIANTTPVATTPPTSTTITPIATTSPILTNPPTSMTTPIANTTPVATTPPTSIPITPIATTTPILTNPPTSMTTPIANTTLVATTPPTSPTTIIATTPPTSTSSSMTNQASTTNPTATTTPTTTTNSTSNTTPGTTETPTNTTTTTTPPTSTNTPAATTTPITTTTSDATTTPAATTIKSTGVTIPITTPRPTGTTITKPTTVTTPAPTLAPVIECPFVPCPFGSTCLNGTCQCFSGSFLLNGRCEPAQVFPGQLHLTSLQFQNEMSNRSSLIFQKTAAEISAALRDALKNERGYIRSDIVRLERGSVQATVNNVFENTDATEETVDKSIKKAIASSTSSDILATATFRGTNLCEQEPLPCEATTTTCTNTSGRAVCSCKEGYIAIIYSNSSCRACPSGQMAVGNKCQPCAFGYAGFNCNDSALLAVVVISCVLGGILLILVLTWLVFFCCRGYSKRKPGHNSPYPSDNLNQPWPTGVTPIPRASSNWDAAPPIELAEGGGAQILGGKKHQSNGLTGSYDLNPEGMKTFKGKNPSRYSYLVQGHENPYFLPGDENKN, via the exons TGACTGGAAACACTGCAGAAACATCCAGTGCCACTGCACCATTGGAAACAGCCTCCCTTACCCCCACCCCTCTAACTTCCACCACCACTCCAACCCTCACTGCTACTCAAATCACCACAACCACTCCAAACTCCACCACCACAACTCCCATCACAACAACTCCAATCTCCACCCTTCCTCCAACCTCCAACACCACTCCCATTGCTCCCACCACTCCAATCTCCACCATTCCTCCAACCTCCAACACCACTCCCATTTCTCCCACCACTCCAATCGCCACCATTCCTCCAACCTCCAACACCACTCCCATTGCTCCCACCACTCCAATCGCCACCACCCCTCCAGCCTCCACGACTATCACTCCCATCACTACCACCTCTCCAATCCTCACTAACCCTCCAACATCCATGACCACTCCCATTGCCAACACCACTCCAGTGGCCACCACCCCTCCAACCTCCACGACTATCACTCCCATCGCTACCACCTCTCCAATCCTCACTAACCCTCCAACATCCATGACCACTCCCATTGCCAACACCACACCAGTGGCCACCACCCCTCCAACCTCCATTCCCATCACTCCCATTGCTACCACCACTCCAATCCTCACTAACCCTCCAACATCCATGACCACTCCCATTGCCAACACCACTCTAGTGGCCACCACCCCTCCAACTTCCCCTACCACAATCATTGCTACCACGCCTCCAACCTCCACTTCATCCTCCATGACCAATCAAGCCTCTACCACCAATCCAACTGCCACCACAACtccaaccaccaccaccaattCAACCTCGAATACCACTCCTGGAACCACTGAAACTCcaaccaacaccaccaccaccaccacccctccAACCTCTACCAACACTCCAGCAGCCACTACCACtcccatcaccaccaccacttCAGATGCCACAACCACTCCAGCCGCCACCACCATCAAGAGTACTGGTGTTACCATCCCTATCACCACCCCGAGACCAACAGGAACCACCATTACCAAACCAACTACAGTAACAACACCCGCTCCTACCCTGGCCCCAGTCATAG AATGTCCCTTTGTCCCATGTCCTTTTGGCAGCACCTGTCTTAACGGCACTTGCCAGTGTTTCTCTGGTAGCTTCCTGCTGAATGGACGCTGTGAACCCG CCCAagtgttcccaggccagcttCATCTCACCTCCttacaatttcaaaatgaaatgagCAACAGGTCTTCGCTTATATTCCAGAAGACGGCGGCTGAGATCTCAGCAGCG CTCAGAGATGCCCTCAAAAATGAACGAGGTTATATACGATCTGACATTGTGCGACTTGA ACGAGGAAGTGTGCAAGCAACTGTAAACAACGTTTTTGAAAACACTGACGCCACTGAAGAGACAGTTGATAAGTCCATTAAGAAAGCCATAGCCAGCTCAACAAGCTCGGACATTTTGGCAACAGCTACATTTAGAG GAACCAACTTATGTGAGCAGGAGCCATTGCCTTGTGAAGCCACAACTACAACGTGCACGAACACAAGTGGACGGGCTGTTTGTTCCTGTAAAGAGGGCTACATCGCCATCATATACtcaaacagcagctgcagag CTTGTCCAAGTGGGCAGATGGCAGTGGGAAACAAATGCCAACC GTGTGCTTTCGGATATGCTGGCTTCAACTGCAACGATT CTGCTCTGCTGGCGGTGGTCGTCATCTCTTGTGTCCTGGGTGGAATTCTTCTCATCCTGGTGCTGACTTGGCTTGTATTTTTCTGCTG CAGGGGGTATTCAAAGAGAAAGCCAGGCCACAACAGTCCATATCCATCTGACAACTTAAACCAGCCCTGGCCCACTGGAGTCACCCCCATCCCAAGAGCCTCTTCCAACTGGGATGCAGCTCCTCCCATAGAGCTGGCAGAAGGGGGTGGTGCTCAAATCCTGGGGGGCAAAAAGCATCAAAGTAATGGATTG ACGGGATCATACGATCTCAACCCCGAGGGTATGAAGACCTTCAAAGGTAAAAATCCATCACGATACTCCTATCTGGTTCAAGGCCATGAAAACCCCTACTTCTTACCAGGAGACGAGAACAAAAACTGA
- the si:ch211-198m17.1 gene encoding mucin-2 isoform X4 has translation MTAMTTKPPISNNMTTLAPTSNNMTTMTTMGPTSSNMTTITTNPPISNNMTTMTTNTPTSSNMTTMTTNPPISNNMTTMTTNPPISNNMTTMTTNPPISNNMTTMTTNTPISNNMTTIAPTSSNMTTMTTNTPISNNMTTMAPTSNNMTTMAPTSNNMTTMAPTSNNMTTMAPTSNNMTTMAPTSNNMTTMTTNTPTSNNMTTMAPTSNNMTTMAPTSNNMTTMAPTSNNMTTMAPTINNMTTMAPTSNNMTTMAPTSNNMTTMTTNTPTSNNMTTMTTMGPTSTPTSNNMTTMAPTSNNMTTMAPTSNNMTTMTTITHTGNSSSTMTQTPTNTTTITSTAQSTTQMTPTLIPTTTQTSNGTTITSTVTPDISTTTTLTNSVNTSPETPASTTVPSSSTVTGPSPSSPTSISNSSSLPPNTSPGSSTAPPTGNTTTLSPSATTPGVTGNTAETSSATAPLETASLTPTPLTSTTTPTLTATQITTTTPNSTTTTPITTTPISTLPPTSNTTPIAPTTPISTIPPTSNTTPISPTTPIATIPPTSNTTPIAPTTPIATTPPASTTITPITTTSPILTNPPTSMTTPIANTTPVATTPPTSTTITPIATTSPILTNPPTSMTTPIANTTPVATTPPTSIPITPIATTTPILTNPPTSMTTPIANTTLVATTPPTSPTTIIATTPPTSTSSSMTNQASTTNPTATTTPTTTTNSTSNTTPGTTETPTNTTTTTTPPTSTNTPAATTTPITTTTSDATTTPAATTIKSTGVTIPITTPRPTGTTITKPTTVTTPAPTLAPVIECPFVPCPFGSTCLNGTCQCFSGSFLLNGRCEPAQVFPGQLHLTSLQFQNEMSNRSSLIFQKTAAEISAALRDALKNERGYIRSDIVRLERGSVQATVNNVFENTDATEETVDKSIKKAIASSTSSDILATATFRGTNLCEQEPLPCEATTTTCTNTSGRAVCSCKEGYIAIIYSNSSCRACPSGQMAVGNKCQPCAFGYAGFNCNDSALLAVVVISCVLGGILLILVLTWLVFFCCRGYSKRKPGHNSPYPSDNLNQPWPTGVTPIPRASSNWDAAPPIELAEGGGAQILGGKKHQSNGLTGSYDLNPEGMKTFKGKNPSRYSYLVQGHENPYFLPGDENKN, from the exons ATGACTGCAATGACAACAAAACCTCCAATAAGCAACAACATGACAACACTGGCACCGACAAGCAACAACATGACTACAATGACAACAATGGGACCAACAAGCAGCAACATGACTACAATTACAACAAACCCACCAATAAGCAACAACATGActacaatgacaacaaacacaccaacaagcAGCAACATGACTACAATGACAACAAACCCACCAATAAGCAACAACATGACTACAATGACAACAAACCCACCAATAAGCAACAACATGACTACAATGACAACAAACCCACCAATAAGCAACAACATGActacaatgacaacaaacacaccaataAGCAACAACATGACTACAATTGCACCAACAAGCAGCAACATGActacaatgacaacaaacacaccaataAGCAACAACATGACTACAATGGCCCCGACAAGCAACAACATGACTACAATGGCACCGACAAGCAACAACATGACTACAATGGCACCAACAAGCAACAACATGACTACAATGGCACCGACAAGCAACAACATGACTACAATGGCACCAACAAGCAACAACATGActacaatgacaacaaacacaccaacaagcAACAACATGACTACAATGGCACCGACAAGCAACAACATGACTACAATGGCACCAACAAGCAACAACATGACTACAATGGCACCGACAAGCAACAACATGACTACAATGGCACCAACAATCAACAACATGACTACAATGGCACCGACAAGCAACAACATGACTACAATGGCACCGACAAGCAACAACATGActacaatgacaacaaacacaccaacaagcAACAACATGACTACAATGACAACAATGGGACCAACAAGCACACCGACAAGCAACAACATGACTACAATGGCACCAACAAGCAACAACATGACTACAATGGCACCAACAAGCAACAACATGACTACAATGacaacaatcacacacactggCAATAGCTCATCTACAATGACACAAACCCCAACTAACACAACTACAATCACATCGACGGCACAGTCCACCACACAGATGACACCAACTCTGATTCCAACCACTACACAAACCAGCAATGGCACAACAATTACAAGTACAGTAACTCCTGAtatctcaacaacaacaacactaacaAACTCTGTTAACACCTCCCCTGAGACTCCTGCATCTACCACCGTACCCTCATCCTCCACTGTAACTGGACCCTCACCTTCTTCACCTACTTCCATCTCAAACTCcagctctctccctccaaacaccTCCCCAGGCAGTAGCACCGCTCCCCCCACTGGAAATACCACCACCCTTAGTCCCTCAGCAACCACCCCAGGAG TGACTGGAAACACTGCAGAAACATCCAGTGCCACTGCACCATTGGAAACAGCCTCCCTTACCCCCACCCCTCTAACTTCCACCACCACTCCAACCCTCACTGCTACTCAAATCACCACAACCACTCCAAACTCCACCACCACAACTCCCATCACAACAACTCCAATCTCCACCCTTCCTCCAACCTCCAACACCACTCCCATTGCTCCCACCACTCCAATCTCCACCATTCCTCCAACCTCCAACACCACTCCCATTTCTCCCACCACTCCAATCGCCACCATTCCTCCAACCTCCAACACCACTCCCATTGCTCCCACCACTCCAATCGCCACCACCCCTCCAGCCTCCACGACTATCACTCCCATCACTACCACCTCTCCAATCCTCACTAACCCTCCAACATCCATGACCACTCCCATTGCCAACACCACTCCAGTGGCCACCACCCCTCCAACCTCCACGACTATCACTCCCATCGCTACCACCTCTCCAATCCTCACTAACCCTCCAACATCCATGACCACTCCCATTGCCAACACCACACCAGTGGCCACCACCCCTCCAACCTCCATTCCCATCACTCCCATTGCTACCACCACTCCAATCCTCACTAACCCTCCAACATCCATGACCACTCCCATTGCCAACACCACTCTAGTGGCCACCACCCCTCCAACTTCCCCTACCACAATCATTGCTACCACGCCTCCAACCTCCACTTCATCCTCCATGACCAATCAAGCCTCTACCACCAATCCAACTGCCACCACAACtccaaccaccaccaccaattCAACCTCGAATACCACTCCTGGAACCACTGAAACTCcaaccaacaccaccaccaccaccacccctccAACCTCTACCAACACTCCAGCAGCCACTACCACtcccatcaccaccaccacttCAGATGCCACAACCACTCCAGCCGCCACCACCATCAAGAGTACTGGTGTTACCATCCCTATCACCACCCCGAGACCAACAGGAACCACCATTACCAAACCAACTACAGTAACAACACCCGCTCCTACCCTGGCCCCAGTCATAG AATGTCCCTTTGTCCCATGTCCTTTTGGCAGCACCTGTCTTAACGGCACTTGCCAGTGTTTCTCTGGTAGCTTCCTGCTGAATGGACGCTGTGAACCCG CCCAagtgttcccaggccagcttCATCTCACCTCCttacaatttcaaaatgaaatgagCAACAGGTCTTCGCTTATATTCCAGAAGACGGCGGCTGAGATCTCAGCAGCG CTCAGAGATGCCCTCAAAAATGAACGAGGTTATATACGATCTGACATTGTGCGACTTGA ACGAGGAAGTGTGCAAGCAACTGTAAACAACGTTTTTGAAAACACTGACGCCACTGAAGAGACAGTTGATAAGTCCATTAAGAAAGCCATAGCCAGCTCAACAAGCTCGGACATTTTGGCAACAGCTACATTTAGAG GAACCAACTTATGTGAGCAGGAGCCATTGCCTTGTGAAGCCACAACTACAACGTGCACGAACACAAGTGGACGGGCTGTTTGTTCCTGTAAAGAGGGCTACATCGCCATCATATACtcaaacagcagctgcagag CTTGTCCAAGTGGGCAGATGGCAGTGGGAAACAAATGCCAACC GTGTGCTTTCGGATATGCTGGCTTCAACTGCAACGATT CTGCTCTGCTGGCGGTGGTCGTCATCTCTTGTGTCCTGGGTGGAATTCTTCTCATCCTGGTGCTGACTTGGCTTGTATTTTTCTGCTG CAGGGGGTATTCAAAGAGAAAGCCAGGCCACAACAGTCCATATCCATCTGACAACTTAAACCAGCCCTGGCCCACTGGAGTCACCCCCATCCCAAGAGCCTCTTCCAACTGGGATGCAGCTCCTCCCATAGAGCTGGCAGAAGGGGGTGGTGCTCAAATCCTGGGGGGCAAAAAGCATCAAAGTAATGGATTG ACGGGATCATACGATCTCAACCCCGAGGGTATGAAGACCTTCAAAGGTAAAAATCCATCACGATACTCCTATCTGGTTCAAGGCCATGAAAACCCCTACTTCTTACCAGGAGACGAGAACAAAAACTGA